One Elaeis guineensis isolate ETL-2024a chromosome 10, EG11, whole genome shotgun sequence genomic window carries:
- the LOC105052395 gene encoding protein RETICULATA-RELATED 3, chloroplastic translates to MAVPLRYFQVRDVSAAHRAGDHSLPARNPFLPAISLPSSSRLFSSSATAASSLLSLSSSKPNLCRAFPSPDAPDLGGGGGDGKRPGSGGGGGGDGFPEEPSDGAAGPLVLLLSGWRSRVAADPQFPFKVLMEELVGVSACVLGDMATRPNFGLNELDFVFSTLVVGSILNFVLMYLLAPTSASAAVTLPGVFAACPPSHMFETGPYSLLSRLGTFVYKGATFAAVGFAAGLAGTAISNGLIALRKKMDPEFETPNKPPPTLLNALTWALHMGISSNFRYQTLNGVEFLMAKVLPPAGFKASVVALRCMNNVLGGMSFVVLARLTGSQKVEKEKGEEKRRLMGNEAAPVALAEVRDGELQRGESSK, encoded by the coding sequence ATGGCGGTCCCCCTCCGCTACTTCCAAGTCCGCGACGTCTCTGCCGCTCACCGCGCCGGAGACCACAGCCTCCCTGCCCGAAACCCCTTCCTGCCGGCCatctccctcccctcctcctcccgcctcttctcctcctcagcCACCGCCGCCTCTTCCCTCCTTTCCCTCAGCTCCTCAAAACCTAACCTCTGCCGCGCCTTCCCCTCACCCGATGCCCCTGATCTCGGCGGGGGAGGCGGCGATGGAAAACGCCCTGGGAGTGGTGGAGGCGGCGGAGGCGATGGCTTCCCCGAGGAGCCCTCTGATGGCGCTGCCGGCCCCCTCGTTCTCCTCCTCAGTGGATGGAGGTCGCGGGTCGCCGCCGACCCCCAATTCCCTTTCAAGGTCCTCATGGAGGAGCTCGTCGGGGTGAGCGCCTGCGTCCTCGGCGACATGGCCACCCGCCCAAACTTCGGCCTCAACGAGCTCGACTTCGTCTTCTCCACCCTCGTCGTGGGATCCATCCTCAACTTCGTCCTCATGTACCTCCTCGCCCCCACCTCCGCCTCCGCCGCCGTCACCCTCCCCGGCGTCTTCGCCGCCTGCCCCCCCAGCCACATGTTCGAGACCGGCCCCTACTCGCTCCTCTCCCGGCTGGGCACTTTTGTCTATAAAGGTGCCACCTTTGCCGCCGTCGGTTTCGCCGCCGGGCTCGCCGGGACCGCAATTTCGAATGGGCTGATCGCGTTGAGGAAAAAAATGGATCCTGAGTTTGAAACACCCAATAAGCCGCCACCGACGCTGTTAAATGCGCTGACATGGGCGTTGCATATGGGTATCAGCAGCAATTTCCGGTACCAGACGTTGAATGGCGTGGAGTTTTTGATGGCGAAGGTGCTGCCGCCGGCGGGGTTTAAGGCGTCGGTGGTGGCTCTGAGGTGCATGAACAATGTGTTGGGTGGGATGTCGTTTGTGGTGCTGGCGAGGTTGACAGGATCGCAGaaggtggagaaggagaagggggaggagaagaggaggctGATGGGGAATGAGGCAGCACCGGTGGCATTGGCAGAGGTTCGAGATGGGGAGTTGCAGAGGGGCGAGTCAAGTAAGTGA